A stretch of Salarias fasciatus chromosome 23, fSalaFa1.1, whole genome shotgun sequence DNA encodes these proteins:
- the eps15 gene encoding epidermal growth factor receptor substrate 15 isoform X2, giving the protein MAATLSLTQLSSGNPIYDKYYRQVDPSGSGRVAAADAALFLKRSGLADLVLGKIWDLADSERKGSLNKQQFFIALRLVACAQNGLEVALKSLNVAVPPPKFHDTSSPLLAGGVVIDVPWVVKPEEKMKFDSIFDSLSPVGGMLTGEKVKPVLLNSKLPVDILGRVWELSDLDRDGMLDRDEFSVAMYLVYRALEGEPVPMSLPPPLVPPSKRKKPSVPPVMPLLPSPPSVKDRSSSHAGSKTMPHPPKPAPAPAPTPAAAPWVVTPADKAKYDELFSKTDGDLDGLVSGPEVRDIFLKTGLPSATLARIWELCDIGDIGKLTREQFALALYLINLKLTKGLDPPQSLSPEMIPPSDRQNIKQNNAANLAADFSAIKELDSLSNEIVELQREKSSVEEEIKEKEEAIRQRSSEVQDLQDEVAKASEELQQLQAQRQKVQEALEELDQQKGSLEEQLTHIREQTSQETQLISSLQTEHEDQEQRICQYEEELVQAREELLALQEESRKLQEKVQAAQEQLTPLQESVQQKLNDLQVEERSVTAQLSWKRALEDSSPVMVNGSAGHMAELQQGDPFGQDLFQEEDPKELKVEEPDAASSQLIDGSDHKEKEGESEKEGDDEVENEEEEKEEESPTTLEEEKPKPDALDNLYTSLATSDMYSGLSAIAKPRDPTEHNSPVPDACSEVVDDDEESSKDSPLKVSSPEPESQQEAESTETHTSSLPPQAGPRSKLPQASSPLLPEMDFFQSDPFTDHDPFKEDPFGKADVADPFGGDPFKGTDPFAADSFFTQNFNSAFRQEDPFSASADPFGTTPGMPEPDLFAAKQNDVAAATASGPDLFSTKPTEPNSAPVDPFGSSENNAAESDLFGGKENAMGEADPFGSQEGGPDPFSCSPPSSDVTVKDSAASNDPFAPGGTTVSATSDPDPFAAVFGNESFGGGFADFSALAKSNGADQFGINNKNLFQDDSQSAGSDVPPALPPKTGTPTRPPPPPPGKRSSISRTESSDSFHRRGHFLPQTSGDFSSSSSSSSLPAKDPLADPFAPSSPPRHNVREADRFASFDKYPTEEDMIEWAKRESEREEKERLARLTQQEQEDLELAIALSKSELS; this is encoded by the exons ATGGCTGCCACTCTGTCTCTTACTCAG CTTTCCAGTGGAAATCCGATCTATGACAAATACTATCGACAG GTGGATCCATCTGGCAGCGGGCGGGTGGCAGCAGCTGATGCAGCTCTGTTTCTGAAGAGGTCGGGCTTAGCTGACCTGGTGCTGGGGAAG ATCTGGGATTTGGCGGACTCTGAACGAAAGGGCTCACTTAACAAACAG CAATTCTTCATAGCATTGCGGTTGGTGGCTTGTGCACAAAATGGCCTGGAGGTGGCGCTCAAGAGTCTTAACGTGGCTGTTCCTCCCCCCAAGTTT CATGACACCAGCAGCCCATTGTTAGCAGGAGGAGTGGTCATTGATGTTCCCTGGGTGGTCAAG CCCGAGGAAAAGATGAAGTTTGACTCCATCTTTGACAGTCTGAGCCCGGTCGGAGGGATGCTGACAGGAGAGAAAGTGAAGCCTGTCCTGCTCAATTCGAAGCTGCCTGTAGACATCCTGGGACGG GTGTGGGAGCTCAGTGACCTCGACAGAGACGGCATGTTGGACAGAGATGAGTTTTCTGTG GCTATGTATCTGGTGTATAGAGCTCTGGAGGGTGAACCTGTTCCTATGTCCCTACCGCCTCCCCTGGTTCCCCCTTCCAAAAGGAAAAAACCCTCTGTGCCTCCTGTGATGCCCCTGTTGCCCTCACCCCCTTCTGTCAAagacagaagctcctcccacgcTGGCTCCAAGACTATGCCCCACCCTCCAAAACCCGCCCCAGCTCCTGccccaacaccagcagctgccCCT TGGGTGGTGACTCCAGCAGACAAAGCCAAATATGACGAGCTGTTCAGTAAGACGGACGGTGATCTGGACGGATTGGTGTCTGGACCTGAAGTCAGGGACATCTTCTTGAAGACCGGGCTGCCCTCTGCCACGCTGGCGCGTATTTG GGAGCTCTGTGACATTGGCGATATAGGAAAACTCACCCGAGAGCAGTTTGCTCTGGCGCTGTATCTGATCAATCTCAAGCTGACGAAAGGCCTTGACCCACCTCAGAGCCTCTCGCCTGAGATGATTCCTCcttctgacagacaaaacattAAACAA aacaATGCAGCGAACCTGGCAGCTGACTTCTCGGCCATTAAGGAGCTGGATTCTCTCAGCAACGAGATCGTCGAGCTACAAAG GGAGAAGAgctctgtggaggaggaaataaaggagaaggaggaggccaTCCGACAGCGCAGCAGCGAAGTGCAG GACCTTCAGGATGAGGTTGCGAAGGCgagcgaggagctgcagcagctccaggctcagcggCAGAAGGTCCAAGAGGCTTTGGAGGAGCTGGATCAGCAGAAAGGCTCCCTGGAAGAGCAGCTCACTCACATTCGAGAGCAGACTAGCCAAGAGACCCAGCTG ATTTCATCACTGCAGACAGAGCACGAGGATCAGGAGCAGAGGATATGTCAGTATGAGGAGGAGTTGGTCCAAGCGCGCGAGGAGCtcctggctctgcaggaggagagcaggaagctgcaggagaaggtTCAGGCTGCTCAGGAGCAGCTCACGCCTCTTCAGGAGTCG GTTCAACAGAAACTGAACGACcttcaggtggaggagaggtccGTGACGGCGCAGCTCAGCTGGAAGCGAGCCCTGGAAGACAGCTCTCCCGTCATGGTGAACGGGTCCGCAGGCCACAtggcggagctgcagcagggggaCCCGTTCGGCCAGGACCTCTTCCAGGAAGAAGACCCCAAAgagctgaaggtggaggagcCAGATGCCGCCAGCAGCCAGCTGATAGACGGTTCGGATCACaaggaaaaagaaggagaaagtgAGAAAGAGGGAGATGATGAAGtagaaaatgaagaagaagagaaggaggaagaaagtcCAACGACATTGGAGGAAGAAAAGCCGAAACCTGATGCCTTGGACAATCTTTACACCAGTCTCGCCACTTCTGACATGTACAGTGGTCTGTCAGCCATTGCCAAGCCACGGGACCCCACT GAGCACAATAGCCCCGTACCTGACGCCTGTTCAGAGGTTgtagatgatgatgaagagtcGTCAAAGGACAGCCCACTGAAG GTTTCATCTCCAGAGCCGGAGAGCCAACAAGAGGCGGAGTCCACggaaacacacacctcctcattACCTCCTCAAGCCGGTCCTCGCTCCAAGCTCCCACAGGCCAGCTCTCCCTTACTGCCTGAGATGGACTTTTTCCAGTCAGACCCCTTTACTGACC atgaTCCCTTCAAGGAGGATCCTTTTGGAAAGGCCGACGTTGCAG ATCCGTTTGGAGGTGATCCGTTCAAAGGCACAGACCCCTTTGCTGCGGACTCTTTCTTCACCCAGAACTTCAACTCTGCTTTTCGCCAAGAGGACCCTTTCTCTGCCTCAGCTGACCCTTTCGGTACCACCCCTGGTATGCCAGAACCGGATCTCTTTGCTGCCAAGCAGAACGACGTGGCAGCTGCTACGGCGAGCGGCCCAGATCTCTTCAGCACAAAACCCACTGAACCAAATTCTGCACCCGTGGACCCGTTCGGCTCCTCTGAGAACAATGCGGCTGAGTCAGACCTTTTTGGAGGGAAGGAGAACGCGATGGGGGAGGCAGATCCGTTTGGATCTCAGGAGGGAGGGCCGGACCCTTTCAGCTGCTCCCCGCCGAGCTCTGATGTGACAGTG AAGGACTCTGCAGCAAGCAATGACCCTTTCGCCCCAGGTGGTACGACAGTCAGCGCCACTTCAGATCCAG ATCCGtttgctgcagtgtttggaAACGAGTCGTTTGGAGGGGGCTTTGCAGATTTCAGTGCCTTGGCTAAG TCAAACGGTGCTGATCAGTTTGGCATCAACAACAAGAACTTATTCCAAGACGACAGTCAGTCTGCCGGCTCCGACGTTCCCCCAGCCCTGCCTCCAAAAACGGGTACGCCaaccagaccccctcctccgcccccag GTAAGAGGTCGTCCATCTCTAGAACGGAGTCCTCTGACTCCTTCCATCGACGAGGGCACTTCCTCCCACAGACCTCAGGagacttctcctcctcttcctcctcctcctccctgcctgCAAAGGATCCTTTAGCTGACCCCttcgccccctcctcccctcctcgtcACAACGTACGGGAAGCTGATCGATTTGCCAGCTTTGACAAA TATCCAACCGAGGAAGACATGATAGAGTGGGCAAAGcgcgagagcgagcgagaggaAAAGGAGCGACTTGCCAGGCTCACCCAGCAGGAACAAGAGGACCTGGAGCTGGCCATCGCCCTCAGCAAGTCTGAACTCTCTTGA
- the eps15 gene encoding epidermal growth factor receptor substrate 15 isoform X3 produces the protein MAATLSLTQLSSGNPIYDKYYRQVDPSGSGRVAAADAALFLKRSGLADLVLGKIWDLADSERKGSLNKQQFFIALRLVACAQNGLEVALKSLNVAVPPPKFHDTSSPLLAGGVVIDVPWVVKPEEKMKFDSIFDSLSPVGGMLTGEKVKPVLLNSKLPVDILGRVWELSDLDRDGMLDRDEFSVAMYLVYRALEGEPVPMSLPPPLVPPSKRKKPSVPPVMPLLPSPPSVKDRSSSHAGSKTMPHPPKPAPAPAPTPAAAPWVVTPADKAKYDELFSKTDGDLDGLVSGPEVRDIFLKTGLPSATLARIWELCDIGDIGKLTREQFALALYLINLKLTKGLDPPQSLSPEMIPPSDRQNIKQNNAANLAADFSAIKELDSLSNEIVELQREKSSVEEEIKEKEEAIRQRSSEVQDLQDEVAKASEELQQLQAQRQKVQEALEELDQQKGSLEEQLTHIREQTSQETQLISSLQTEHEDQEQRICQYEEELVQAREELLALQEESRKLQEKVQAAQEQLTPLQESVRDSFTQVAQVQQKLNDLQVEERSVTAQLSWKRALEDSSPVMVNGSAGHMAELQQGDPFGQDLFQEEDPKELKVEEPDAASSQLIDGSDHKEKEGESEKEGDDEVENEEEEKEEESPTTLEEEKPKPDALDNLYTSLATSDMYSGLSAIAKPRDPTEHNSPVPDACSEVVDDDEESSKDSPLKVSSPEPESQQEAESTETHTSSLPPQAGPRSKLPQASSPLLPEMDFFQSDPFTDHDPFKEDPFGKADVADPFGGDPFKGTDPFAADSFFTQNFNSAFRQEDPFSASADPFGTTPGMPEPDLFAAKQNDVAAATASGPDLFSTKPTEPNSAPVDPFGSSENNAAESDLFGGKENAMGEADPFGSQEGGPDPFSCSPPSSDVTVKDSAASNDPFAPGGTTVSATSDPDPFAAVFGNESFGGGFADFSALAKSNGADQFGINNKNLFQDDSQSAGSDVPPALPPKTGTPTRPPPPPPVSNRGRHDRVGKARERARGKGATCQAHPAGTRGPGAGHRPQQV, from the exons ATGGCTGCCACTCTGTCTCTTACTCAG CTTTCCAGTGGAAATCCGATCTATGACAAATACTATCGACAG GTGGATCCATCTGGCAGCGGGCGGGTGGCAGCAGCTGATGCAGCTCTGTTTCTGAAGAGGTCGGGCTTAGCTGACCTGGTGCTGGGGAAG ATCTGGGATTTGGCGGACTCTGAACGAAAGGGCTCACTTAACAAACAG CAATTCTTCATAGCATTGCGGTTGGTGGCTTGTGCACAAAATGGCCTGGAGGTGGCGCTCAAGAGTCTTAACGTGGCTGTTCCTCCCCCCAAGTTT CATGACACCAGCAGCCCATTGTTAGCAGGAGGAGTGGTCATTGATGTTCCCTGGGTGGTCAAG CCCGAGGAAAAGATGAAGTTTGACTCCATCTTTGACAGTCTGAGCCCGGTCGGAGGGATGCTGACAGGAGAGAAAGTGAAGCCTGTCCTGCTCAATTCGAAGCTGCCTGTAGACATCCTGGGACGG GTGTGGGAGCTCAGTGACCTCGACAGAGACGGCATGTTGGACAGAGATGAGTTTTCTGTG GCTATGTATCTGGTGTATAGAGCTCTGGAGGGTGAACCTGTTCCTATGTCCCTACCGCCTCCCCTGGTTCCCCCTTCCAAAAGGAAAAAACCCTCTGTGCCTCCTGTGATGCCCCTGTTGCCCTCACCCCCTTCTGTCAAagacagaagctcctcccacgcTGGCTCCAAGACTATGCCCCACCCTCCAAAACCCGCCCCAGCTCCTGccccaacaccagcagctgccCCT TGGGTGGTGACTCCAGCAGACAAAGCCAAATATGACGAGCTGTTCAGTAAGACGGACGGTGATCTGGACGGATTGGTGTCTGGACCTGAAGTCAGGGACATCTTCTTGAAGACCGGGCTGCCCTCTGCCACGCTGGCGCGTATTTG GGAGCTCTGTGACATTGGCGATATAGGAAAACTCACCCGAGAGCAGTTTGCTCTGGCGCTGTATCTGATCAATCTCAAGCTGACGAAAGGCCTTGACCCACCTCAGAGCCTCTCGCCTGAGATGATTCCTCcttctgacagacaaaacattAAACAA aacaATGCAGCGAACCTGGCAGCTGACTTCTCGGCCATTAAGGAGCTGGATTCTCTCAGCAACGAGATCGTCGAGCTACAAAG GGAGAAGAgctctgtggaggaggaaataaaggagaaggaggaggccaTCCGACAGCGCAGCAGCGAAGTGCAG GACCTTCAGGATGAGGTTGCGAAGGCgagcgaggagctgcagcagctccaggctcagcggCAGAAGGTCCAAGAGGCTTTGGAGGAGCTGGATCAGCAGAAAGGCTCCCTGGAAGAGCAGCTCACTCACATTCGAGAGCAGACTAGCCAAGAGACCCAGCTG ATTTCATCACTGCAGACAGAGCACGAGGATCAGGAGCAGAGGATATGTCAGTATGAGGAGGAGTTGGTCCAAGCGCGCGAGGAGCtcctggctctgcaggaggagagcaggaagctgcaggagaaggtTCAGGCTGCTCAGGAGCAGCTCACGCCTCTTCAGGAGTCGGTGCGTGACTCCTTCACACAAGTTGCACAG GTTCAACAGAAACTGAACGACcttcaggtggaggagaggtccGTGACGGCGCAGCTCAGCTGGAAGCGAGCCCTGGAAGACAGCTCTCCCGTCATGGTGAACGGGTCCGCAGGCCACAtggcggagctgcagcagggggaCCCGTTCGGCCAGGACCTCTTCCAGGAAGAAGACCCCAAAgagctgaaggtggaggagcCAGATGCCGCCAGCAGCCAGCTGATAGACGGTTCGGATCACaaggaaaaagaaggagaaagtgAGAAAGAGGGAGATGATGAAGtagaaaatgaagaagaagagaaggaggaagaaagtcCAACGACATTGGAGGAAGAAAAGCCGAAACCTGATGCCTTGGACAATCTTTACACCAGTCTCGCCACTTCTGACATGTACAGTGGTCTGTCAGCCATTGCCAAGCCACGGGACCCCACT GAGCACAATAGCCCCGTACCTGACGCCTGTTCAGAGGTTgtagatgatgatgaagagtcGTCAAAGGACAGCCCACTGAAG GTTTCATCTCCAGAGCCGGAGAGCCAACAAGAGGCGGAGTCCACggaaacacacacctcctcattACCTCCTCAAGCCGGTCCTCGCTCCAAGCTCCCACAGGCCAGCTCTCCCTTACTGCCTGAGATGGACTTTTTCCAGTCAGACCCCTTTACTGACC atgaTCCCTTCAAGGAGGATCCTTTTGGAAAGGCCGACGTTGCAG ATCCGTTTGGAGGTGATCCGTTCAAAGGCACAGACCCCTTTGCTGCGGACTCTTTCTTCACCCAGAACTTCAACTCTGCTTTTCGCCAAGAGGACCCTTTCTCTGCCTCAGCTGACCCTTTCGGTACCACCCCTGGTATGCCAGAACCGGATCTCTTTGCTGCCAAGCAGAACGACGTGGCAGCTGCTACGGCGAGCGGCCCAGATCTCTTCAGCACAAAACCCACTGAACCAAATTCTGCACCCGTGGACCCGTTCGGCTCCTCTGAGAACAATGCGGCTGAGTCAGACCTTTTTGGAGGGAAGGAGAACGCGATGGGGGAGGCAGATCCGTTTGGATCTCAGGAGGGAGGGCCGGACCCTTTCAGCTGCTCCCCGCCGAGCTCTGATGTGACAGTG AAGGACTCTGCAGCAAGCAATGACCCTTTCGCCCCAGGTGGTACGACAGTCAGCGCCACTTCAGATCCAG ATCCGtttgctgcagtgtttggaAACGAGTCGTTTGGAGGGGGCTTTGCAGATTTCAGTGCCTTGGCTAAG TCAAACGGTGCTGATCAGTTTGGCATCAACAACAAGAACTTATTCCAAGACGACAGTCAGTCTGCCGGCTCCGACGTTCCCCCAGCCCTGCCTCCAAAAACGGGTACGCCaaccagaccccctcctccgcccccag TATCCAACCGAGGAAGACATGATAGAGTGGGCAAAGcgcgagagcgagcgagaggaAAAGGAGCGACTTGCCAGGCTCACCCAGCAGGAACAAGAGGACCTGGAGCTGGCCATCGCCCTCAGCAAGTCTGA
- the eps15 gene encoding epidermal growth factor receptor substrate 15 isoform X1 yields the protein MAATLSLTQLSSGNPIYDKYYRQVDPSGSGRVAAADAALFLKRSGLADLVLGKIWDLADSERKGSLNKQQFFIALRLVACAQNGLEVALKSLNVAVPPPKFHDTSSPLLAGGVVIDVPWVVKPEEKMKFDSIFDSLSPVGGMLTGEKVKPVLLNSKLPVDILGRVWELSDLDRDGMLDRDEFSVAMYLVYRALEGEPVPMSLPPPLVPPSKRKKPSVPPVMPLLPSPPSVKDRSSSHAGSKTMPHPPKPAPAPAPTPAAAPWVVTPADKAKYDELFSKTDGDLDGLVSGPEVRDIFLKTGLPSATLARIWELCDIGDIGKLTREQFALALYLINLKLTKGLDPPQSLSPEMIPPSDRQNIKQNNAANLAADFSAIKELDSLSNEIVELQREKSSVEEEIKEKEEAIRQRSSEVQDLQDEVAKASEELQQLQAQRQKVQEALEELDQQKGSLEEQLTHIREQTSQETQLISSLQTEHEDQEQRICQYEEELVQAREELLALQEESRKLQEKVQAAQEQLTPLQESVRDSFTQVAQVQQKLNDLQVEERSVTAQLSWKRALEDSSPVMVNGSAGHMAELQQGDPFGQDLFQEEDPKELKVEEPDAASSQLIDGSDHKEKEGESEKEGDDEVENEEEEKEEESPTTLEEEKPKPDALDNLYTSLATSDMYSGLSAIAKPRDPTEHNSPVPDACSEVVDDDEESSKDSPLKVSSPEPESQQEAESTETHTSSLPPQAGPRSKLPQASSPLLPEMDFFQSDPFTDHDPFKEDPFGKADVADPFGGDPFKGTDPFAADSFFTQNFNSAFRQEDPFSASADPFGTTPGMPEPDLFAAKQNDVAAATASGPDLFSTKPTEPNSAPVDPFGSSENNAAESDLFGGKENAMGEADPFGSQEGGPDPFSCSPPSSDVTVKDSAASNDPFAPGGTTVSATSDPDPFAAVFGNESFGGGFADFSALAKSNGADQFGINNKNLFQDDSQSAGSDVPPALPPKTGTPTRPPPPPPGKRSSISRTESSDSFHRRGHFLPQTSGDFSSSSSSSSLPAKDPLADPFAPSSPPRHNVREADRFASFDKYPTEEDMIEWAKRESEREEKERLARLTQQEQEDLELAIALSKSELS from the exons ATGGCTGCCACTCTGTCTCTTACTCAG CTTTCCAGTGGAAATCCGATCTATGACAAATACTATCGACAG GTGGATCCATCTGGCAGCGGGCGGGTGGCAGCAGCTGATGCAGCTCTGTTTCTGAAGAGGTCGGGCTTAGCTGACCTGGTGCTGGGGAAG ATCTGGGATTTGGCGGACTCTGAACGAAAGGGCTCACTTAACAAACAG CAATTCTTCATAGCATTGCGGTTGGTGGCTTGTGCACAAAATGGCCTGGAGGTGGCGCTCAAGAGTCTTAACGTGGCTGTTCCTCCCCCCAAGTTT CATGACACCAGCAGCCCATTGTTAGCAGGAGGAGTGGTCATTGATGTTCCCTGGGTGGTCAAG CCCGAGGAAAAGATGAAGTTTGACTCCATCTTTGACAGTCTGAGCCCGGTCGGAGGGATGCTGACAGGAGAGAAAGTGAAGCCTGTCCTGCTCAATTCGAAGCTGCCTGTAGACATCCTGGGACGG GTGTGGGAGCTCAGTGACCTCGACAGAGACGGCATGTTGGACAGAGATGAGTTTTCTGTG GCTATGTATCTGGTGTATAGAGCTCTGGAGGGTGAACCTGTTCCTATGTCCCTACCGCCTCCCCTGGTTCCCCCTTCCAAAAGGAAAAAACCCTCTGTGCCTCCTGTGATGCCCCTGTTGCCCTCACCCCCTTCTGTCAAagacagaagctcctcccacgcTGGCTCCAAGACTATGCCCCACCCTCCAAAACCCGCCCCAGCTCCTGccccaacaccagcagctgccCCT TGGGTGGTGACTCCAGCAGACAAAGCCAAATATGACGAGCTGTTCAGTAAGACGGACGGTGATCTGGACGGATTGGTGTCTGGACCTGAAGTCAGGGACATCTTCTTGAAGACCGGGCTGCCCTCTGCCACGCTGGCGCGTATTTG GGAGCTCTGTGACATTGGCGATATAGGAAAACTCACCCGAGAGCAGTTTGCTCTGGCGCTGTATCTGATCAATCTCAAGCTGACGAAAGGCCTTGACCCACCTCAGAGCCTCTCGCCTGAGATGATTCCTCcttctgacagacaaaacattAAACAA aacaATGCAGCGAACCTGGCAGCTGACTTCTCGGCCATTAAGGAGCTGGATTCTCTCAGCAACGAGATCGTCGAGCTACAAAG GGAGAAGAgctctgtggaggaggaaataaaggagaaggaggaggccaTCCGACAGCGCAGCAGCGAAGTGCAG GACCTTCAGGATGAGGTTGCGAAGGCgagcgaggagctgcagcagctccaggctcagcggCAGAAGGTCCAAGAGGCTTTGGAGGAGCTGGATCAGCAGAAAGGCTCCCTGGAAGAGCAGCTCACTCACATTCGAGAGCAGACTAGCCAAGAGACCCAGCTG ATTTCATCACTGCAGACAGAGCACGAGGATCAGGAGCAGAGGATATGTCAGTATGAGGAGGAGTTGGTCCAAGCGCGCGAGGAGCtcctggctctgcaggaggagagcaggaagctgcaggagaaggtTCAGGCTGCTCAGGAGCAGCTCACGCCTCTTCAGGAGTCGGTGCGTGACTCCTTCACACAAGTTGCACAG GTTCAACAGAAACTGAACGACcttcaggtggaggagaggtccGTGACGGCGCAGCTCAGCTGGAAGCGAGCCCTGGAAGACAGCTCTCCCGTCATGGTGAACGGGTCCGCAGGCCACAtggcggagctgcagcagggggaCCCGTTCGGCCAGGACCTCTTCCAGGAAGAAGACCCCAAAgagctgaaggtggaggagcCAGATGCCGCCAGCAGCCAGCTGATAGACGGTTCGGATCACaaggaaaaagaaggagaaagtgAGAAAGAGGGAGATGATGAAGtagaaaatgaagaagaagagaaggaggaagaaagtcCAACGACATTGGAGGAAGAAAAGCCGAAACCTGATGCCTTGGACAATCTTTACACCAGTCTCGCCACTTCTGACATGTACAGTGGTCTGTCAGCCATTGCCAAGCCACGGGACCCCACT GAGCACAATAGCCCCGTACCTGACGCCTGTTCAGAGGTTgtagatgatgatgaagagtcGTCAAAGGACAGCCCACTGAAG GTTTCATCTCCAGAGCCGGAGAGCCAACAAGAGGCGGAGTCCACggaaacacacacctcctcattACCTCCTCAAGCCGGTCCTCGCTCCAAGCTCCCACAGGCCAGCTCTCCCTTACTGCCTGAGATGGACTTTTTCCAGTCAGACCCCTTTACTGACC atgaTCCCTTCAAGGAGGATCCTTTTGGAAAGGCCGACGTTGCAG ATCCGTTTGGAGGTGATCCGTTCAAAGGCACAGACCCCTTTGCTGCGGACTCTTTCTTCACCCAGAACTTCAACTCTGCTTTTCGCCAAGAGGACCCTTTCTCTGCCTCAGCTGACCCTTTCGGTACCACCCCTGGTATGCCAGAACCGGATCTCTTTGCTGCCAAGCAGAACGACGTGGCAGCTGCTACGGCGAGCGGCCCAGATCTCTTCAGCACAAAACCCACTGAACCAAATTCTGCACCCGTGGACCCGTTCGGCTCCTCTGAGAACAATGCGGCTGAGTCAGACCTTTTTGGAGGGAAGGAGAACGCGATGGGGGAGGCAGATCCGTTTGGATCTCAGGAGGGAGGGCCGGACCCTTTCAGCTGCTCCCCGCCGAGCTCTGATGTGACAGTG AAGGACTCTGCAGCAAGCAATGACCCTTTCGCCCCAGGTGGTACGACAGTCAGCGCCACTTCAGATCCAG ATCCGtttgctgcagtgtttggaAACGAGTCGTTTGGAGGGGGCTTTGCAGATTTCAGTGCCTTGGCTAAG TCAAACGGTGCTGATCAGTTTGGCATCAACAACAAGAACTTATTCCAAGACGACAGTCAGTCTGCCGGCTCCGACGTTCCCCCAGCCCTGCCTCCAAAAACGGGTACGCCaaccagaccccctcctccgcccccag GTAAGAGGTCGTCCATCTCTAGAACGGAGTCCTCTGACTCCTTCCATCGACGAGGGCACTTCCTCCCACAGACCTCAGGagacttctcctcctcttcctcctcctcctccctgcctgCAAAGGATCCTTTAGCTGACCCCttcgccccctcctcccctcctcgtcACAACGTACGGGAAGCTGATCGATTTGCCAGCTTTGACAAA TATCCAACCGAGGAAGACATGATAGAGTGGGCAAAGcgcgagagcgagcgagaggaAAAGGAGCGACTTGCCAGGCTCACCCAGCAGGAACAAGAGGACCTGGAGCTGGCCATCGCCCTCAGCAAGTCTGAACTCTCTTGA